Genomic window (Cuculus canorus isolate bCucCan1 chromosome 15, bCucCan1.pri, whole genome shotgun sequence):
CCCCAGCTCAGCAGCCAATGCCCACAGGCATCCCCACCTCTACTGCCCCAGACTGCGTGGATCCTGTGGACACGCAGGAGGATACAGAGTTTTTTCTGTGACTGCCTGCccttttctgcagcactgaggcaaggagaggaggaaaactgAGAGAGCTGAGCCACCagagcaggttgcccaaggaagttgtggctgccccatccctggaggtgttcaaggccaggctggatggggccttgggcagcctgatccagcgggaggtgtccctgcccatggcaggggcgttggaactggatgatccttaaggtcccttccaatccaaactattctatgattctaagaaaataaacagctttagGCACAGAGCTTTAAGAACTCTGCAAAGTATAAGGGAGAGAAACCTGATTTCAAAATATACAGGAACATAAAGAGAGAGAGGCATCATACAAGCGGTGACCTCGGAACTACAAAGGATCTCACAGGAatcaaagaaatacaatttcacCTCATAGACAGGGACAGTTCGTTTGCTTTCTCTGGTTTTCAGGTCCCACACCATGCAGATTTTATCACGGCCAGAACTGCAATTTAAAAGAGCAGTTTCAGTGCTAAATCCATTCAATTTGGGCTCTGAGTGCAAATCAGGGATTGTGGGAGTTTGACACCACTCTGAAGAGGCCTATGGGAATGAAAGCACAGCCCTCTGTGGGGCAGCACCATGTATCGCCAGAAACACAGGTCCCCACACCCTCAGTTACTCGCTTGTATGGTCAGGCAGAGACTGAAATGCTTGTAGCTGTCCTCCTCcacacaggagaacatttccaGGGCCTACAGAGTTGCGCAGTCcctggcaggaggcagagagaaTGGGAAGAGAAAGGCGAAGCCTCTGTGAGGTTTTACCTAAGAAGTGTGTTTCCATCTGCGAATGCCAGCGAGGTGACGGCGCTGAAGTGGCCGTCCAGCACAGCAATACATTTGCTGGAATTCAGGTCCCAGATGCGGATTTTGTAGTCAATCGAGGAGGAGAAGAGTTGCAGGCGGGAGATATCGGGGTGGAACTCAACAAGACTAGGCAGAAAGAGAGGCACTCAGAACAGGACAAGAATAAACTACCGGATATTAGACAAACCGTTAAATAGACATACATCCTACACAGAGTTCCACAGATCAACGGACATGAATTTACAAGAGGATTTGCTTTGAAGGACTTCAGTCCTTTGCCACCCACCAGGAATATTCACAACTGATGCTGCCAGTCTTTCTGTTCTCTACGTGTATCAGTTAGCAAGCACAGCTACACCATTTAGGTCCCAACAGTCTCATGATCAaatctcctctccaggctaaagtTGGCCATAGCCCTGCTCCTTCACAGGGCACCTCAAGAATCAGGAAACAGAAGGGGCCAGGATCTGCTTGGAACGGGCCTTTCCATTAACTGAACCCATTTCACATCAACCCCAGCGTCCAAGCCTCGCGCTAACACTAGCGACCAACACAGATGACTCGTCCTTACTGTACAACTCCTGAAGATCCTTTCAGGTTGTGTGTGCAGTACTGCTTGACCATATCCCAAATCTTAATGGTGCTGTCGCAGCCGcctgggaaaagaaaggcaCATAAAAAGTCTCTCCTCCTGTGACAGAGGAGACGCAGGAAGCCCAACACATCAGCAACTGTAAAACTTCATGGGAGGCAagggcagcagaaagaaaaacgaATGCAATAACAACCATGTGCACCAAGAAAGCTCACAGACAACCTGCTACTTCAGGAAGCTGGGCAAAACCTGACTGCTCACTCACAAGAAACCTGGTGTGCACTGGAGTTACAGGTCAGGCCTGCCCTCCTCCCGCTCCAAGAGCCCCTGGGATAACAGCACCAGGGTCTCACGGATCCCCGCTATGTATCAGCATTTTACCAAGCACATTTTAGACAGAATGGTGACAGGATCCATTTCCATCTGTCAAGACCCCACTTCTATTCATCTACAACCTCTTCTGACTTTGTCCAGATTCTGGCAATCTCCACTGCAGGCTCTGCCCAGCTGAGCTGAACCATTCAGGAGCAGAAGGGCTCAGTCAGTGCCATCCGCACCGCGTGACAGTGACACAGAGCCATACCTGTGGCCAACAACGTTGACGTGGAGTCGAAGGCCATCGTAGCAATTGGTGCGATGTGCACAGCTTTCCATATCCGGACGCACTTGTTCTCTCGCCAGTTCCACTGCTTCAGCAGCAGGGCTCGGCTCCCCGTCACGAGGATCTATGCACAAGCAGAGTGAAGGAAAGCACTGTTAACCGCTCATTATATTTCAATTTCCACACAGAAAGAACAGGAATGCCAGCTGCCACAATGCTCCTGAAGCTCCatctcccagcttttctgtctgACTTGAACCCACAcaagcagacagacagaagTGCCTGAAAAGACTCTGCAGGAATCTCTAGAACTTTAGGGCGCTTCCAGGTGGAACAGCCTTCAGTGTTCACTGGGTCTTTCAGGGCAGCACAGAAAGCCACAAAACCAGCACGTACCTCGTCGTCGGGGCTCAAAACAAAGGAAGTGATGtcctcttcttcatccttgTAAACACAAGAGGCAAAAACCCCACAGTTAAACCCCTGAGAAGCAGCGTGCTCTTAGAGTTCCCTTCCCTGCACGCTTCTGCCAGGACACACCCAGCAGCTCCTACACCACAGAAACTCCACTTAGAGCCATTCCCTCCTCCCACTGCTTCTGGCTCCTGGGAGCCTTAGACAACAGCCGCTGACAAACCATCCCAAGACAGCCTCGGTGGTCTCCTTACCTGCTGGAGGCTGTGCAGGGCTCCTGTTTCTACATCGATAACGTTCAGCTTGGTCCCACAGGGGCAAAACATATACTTCCCATCGCGGTTTATctggaggagagggaacagAGACCAGGAACGTCGCACAACAGGGAGATGGGGCTTTCCCAGCCCTGCCGCGCCTGCCTCCGTACCTGGACTCGCCCTCCTTTGTAGAACGGTTCGATTTTCCTCGACACGGCATAgctggaagggaaagaggagcgTGGTCAAGCGGGAACAGGGGCGGCCTGCTGGCTCCCGACGGGCAGCGCCCTGGGAAGGGCCGCCCCTCGCCCCAACCCGGCCAGTTCTgccgccccccgccccagcCCAGCCGACCCCGCCGCCCCTCACTTGCTCTTGAAGCGCAAGGGGCTGGGAGCCGCCGCCTCCATGCCTGCTCCCGCCGCGTGCCGCCCGCTTCCGGCGTCGCTTCCATTGTTACTTCCGGCGCACGCCAGTGACGCGCGCCGCGGCCGCCATGTTTGTTGTGGGCAAGCGGGGTGGGGCGGCAGCCTCGCAAAGCGGAGCCGCTTCTCAGCCCCGCGTGCAGAGAAAAGTGGGATTGGGAGGCGATGACGacacaagaagtagttactattacaaaaatcGGGAGAGTTTGAATTCATCGAAGTAattgtatttctgaaagtttcAGAATGTCATTgagagcacttttttttttttatgaagtgctTTTCCAGACTCTGTTCGTTGTTCGGAGCTGATGACATCTCGTGTCCAGCAAGACCTGTGCTAAACAGATGTGTCTTTTTCTGCAATCACCTCCATAGCATTTCCCTATCTCAAAcacaaggtcaggcagagctggctctgaaaatacaaattatcAAGTTTTGGCTGTCGTGAAGCTCAGAATAGCACTAAAATCAGAAATTAGGAAGTAATAATTTATAGTAACAGAGTAATTTACAAACATACACTTAAGcaggaaatatattctgtccccagctcgTCTTACTGCACATGAAATCAATTCCCCACATTGCCCAGGCCCAACAAAGGACATTTGCTTTCTagaactccaaaatgagtcttgaaagtttatttgccagcattcTCCCTATCAATAAGAATAGCAAAGACTTAAGTAATTAATCTTTTATTGCTGATAAAATCCATAAGCCAATCCTTCCAGTGTTCCATCTGCATATACACCACCACGATTGTTACAAGAAATCAGAGAACTGCAAAAAGGAGCCACTTCCCCCAATTTACTCGTCACAGAGGAAGGAGCGCTCCGAGGGTTCAGGACGCACATggtgcagcacagccagcagccgCTACCAGAAAGGTAGGGCCAAGGTCCATCCTCCTCTGTCCATCCCATCCATTCGCACCACGCTCAGCACCTGCAGCCAGAGAAAAGAGAGTGCTTAGACACACAGCCAGGACCCCCTCAGTTATAGCCTGACCCCAAGTGACCACAAGGCTTATAGGAACATGGGTTTCACTCCCCACCCGTGTCTGTGAGGAATAAGCTTTATGTTCCCTATACTGTTGGCACAGTCACCTCACCGGGGGCCACAGAGACCCCAGGTGATTTTCAGCCTGCGCCTGgtatccccccctccccatccccccacCCTCTCCTGCCCACCTCCCGTACCAGAATAGGACAAAACACCAATCACCACTACACACCTTAACCTCACCTCACACTGAGCCCCACTCGTCAGCGCGGCCTTTATATAAAGTTTTCTGCGCATGCGCAGAGCCGCCGCCGAGCCCTTTGCCCCGAACCCTGTATAACTGAGCGGTTAGCGCCCTTCCGCAGCGCAGTGTATTCCTTATTCATACCGCGGGGTCCGCAGAGCCGGAAGGGACAAGTTCTCGCGAGACTTCGCGGGGTATAAAAAGCGCTCGGCGCGTCGGCCCGGCCTTCTAGATTAAGAGAACACGTAAGTGAGGCGAGCACTATCGCGGTGCGGCCCGCGCGGCATCCGAGCCCATCGGGGCCGCCAGTGGCTCGGGACTGCTGCTCCCGGCGCCATCGGCCGCCTCTGGGCCGTGCCGCTTCCTGCCCAAGCGGTGGCGGAGTCTTCAACGTTAGCTTTTTCTGTTACAGCAAATGGCGGACGACGCCGGTGCTGCGGGAGGCGCGGGGGCGGCCCGAGGGGGCTTCCGCGGCGGCTTCGGGACCGGGCTGCGGGGCCGCGGGCGAGGCCGCGGCAGGGGCCGAGGAAGAGGCCGCGGGGCCCGCGGAGGCAAGGCCGAGGATAAGGAAGTAGGTGTTTACCGAAGGAACTCGGCGGGAGGCTCGTTCTCGGTGCTGCCGCTCACCCTCTCTGTGGTTTCCTTCCCTAGTGGATTCCTGTCACCAAACTCGGCCGCCTGGTGAAGGACATGAAGATCAAGTCTCTTGAGGAGATCTATCTCTTCTCGCTTCCCATCAAGGTGAGCACCCTGTGTGGCAGGACCCCGGCCTGAGCTGCAGAGTTGGTGGCTGCGTTTGCAGCTCGGGATGCTCGAGTTCAGCGTGTCTGAGTTAAAGACATAAATTAGCAGTGGCTGAGGAAATTGTGCAGTTCCTGCTTGGTAAAGTGTGATGGGTTCTGTATGTGGAGGTGACAGCATGTTGCTGAAGATTTTCTCTAGGAGTTCTGCTCAGTAATAGAATAAATGGTAAGTTATTGCAATATTatgctgtgcagggacaggagtttgATCCTTGttgggttccttccaactcaagtcattctataattctatgttGGACTGCCTCGCAACTGCTGGAAACATGCCTGCAAAATCACACGTACCTAATTGCTCATCACTTGAAATACCTGTGCACAGGATTATTTAACGTGGGTTGTAGGAGCTTTGTAAGATATATTGTTTAAACAATATATTCTTGTGTGACTGAACGACTGGATCTTGCAGGAGTCAGAGATTATCGATTTCTTCCTGGGGTCTTCTCTGAAAGATGAGGTGTTGAAGATCATGCCTGTGCAGAAGCAGACACGTGCTGGTCAGCGTACCCGGTTTAAGGTagccttttgtttctgttttcttgtgttgAGTACTGTAGtgtcttgtatttttctgttatcaAACTAACAAATTAGCATTGCCcacagaaagctggggaggggcttttgatcagggagggcagggataggatgagggagatggttttcagctgcaagaggggagattgagatgagatctcaggaaaaaatgtttccctgtgagggtgaggaggccctggcccaagttgcccagagcagcggtggctgcccggtccctggaggtgttcaaggccaggttggatggggcttggagccccctgatccaggggCTTGAAactttaaagtctcttccaacctgaaccattctgtgattctcattCAGatacctttattttcttctgtgttttggtgTGGAGTTAATTACAAGTTAATGAAATTAACTGATGCTTTGGCAGGAGTGTTGGCTGCCCAAGGGCTGTGGTGAAGAGAGAAGTCTCAGGTGTAAAGAGAGGATATATCAGGAGTTCTTAGCAGTGTGAGGCTGTAGCAGGAGCTTGAGCCCTTGTTCTTCAACTGGTGGGAGCTGAAGGATGAGCTCCAGGGGACATATGGGCCCAATAATTGGTGACTGTCACTGCTGAACACCCACCTCGGTTGTCCCTGGTAGACTAGCCTGTGTCCTCCGAAGTGTTCCTGTGCAGAACAGCCACCACtaaaagctttcctttcaaTCCTAGGCTTTTGTTGCCATCGGGGACTACAACGGCCATGTTGGTCTGGGTGTTAAATGCTCTAAAGAAGTTGCCACTGCTATCCGTGGGGCCATCATTTTGGCGAAGCTGTCCATCG
Coding sequences:
- the RPS2 gene encoding 40S ribosomal protein S2 gives rise to the protein MADDAGAAGGAGAARGGFRGGFGTGLRGRGRGRGRGRGRGRGARGGKAEDKEWIPVTKLGRLVKDMKIKSLEEIYLFSLPIKESEIIDFFLGSSLKDEVLKIMPVQKQTRAGQRTRFKAFVAIGDYNGHVGLGVKCSKEVATAIRGAIILAKLSIVPVRRGYWGNKIGKPHTVPCKVTGRCGSVLVRLIPAPRGTGIVSAPVPKKLLMMAGIDDCYTSARGCTATLGNFAKATFDAISKTYSYLTPDLWKETVFTKSPYQEFTDHLAKTHTRVSVQRTQAAAVATT